The proteins below are encoded in one region of Borrelia duttonii Ly:
- the rplM gene encoding 50S ribosomal protein L13, producing the protein MNKMTNNKTIWMKPRYVKKKWYVIDASDKVLGRIATEAVKILRGKHKPYYTPHQDLGDNVVIINASKVKLTGKKYFQKIYYRHSRYPGGLYSDTYRTLSERKPTAPLEIAIKGMLPKGPLGRELFRNLKVFADANHKLSSQNLYKLEAN; encoded by the coding sequence ATGAATAAAATGACTAATAATAAGACAATATGGATGAAACCAAGATACGTGAAGAAAAAGTGGTATGTGATTGATGCTTCGGATAAAGTTCTTGGTAGAATTGCTACAGAAGCTGTTAAAATTCTGAGGGGCAAACATAAACCTTATTATACTCCTCACCAAGATTTAGGTGATAATGTTGTTATTATTAATGCTTCAAAGGTTAAGCTTACTGGTAAGAAATATTTTCAAAAAATTTATTATAGACATTCAAGATATCCTGGAGGTCTTTATTCTGATACTTATAGAACATTATCTGAAAGAAAACCAACAGCTCCTCTTGAAATTGCTATTAAGGGCATGTTGCCAAAGGGTCCTTTGGGTCGTGAGCTTTTTAGAAATCTAAAGGTTTTTGCTGATGCTAATCATAAGCTTAGCTCTCAGAATCTTTATAAATTAGAAGCAAATTAA
- the rpsI gene encoding 30S ribosomal protein S9, with protein MAKSDVKGVNLGMGTGRRKSSVARVYIREGKGDIKINHKNFDVYMQLEKLKTIALSPLALTHTLGKYDIYINVYGGGISGQAGAIRHGIARALFDLDEEYKMVLKSNGFLTRDSRKVERKKFGKKKARKSFQFSKR; from the coding sequence ATGGCAAAATCAGATGTTAAGGGTGTTAATTTAGGAATGGGTACAGGGCGCAGAAAATCTTCTGTTGCTAGGGTTTATATTAGAGAAGGTAAGGGTGACATTAAGATTAACCACAAGAATTTTGATGTTTACATGCAGCTTGAAAAGTTAAAAACAATAGCTTTATCCCCATTAGCTTTAACGCATACTCTTGGTAAATATGATATTTATATTAATGTTTATGGTGGAGGTATTTCAGGTCAGGCTGGTGCTATTAGACATGGTATTGCAAGGGCTCTTTTTGATCTTGATGAAGAGTATAAAATGGTTCTTAAATCCAATGGATTTTTAACAAGAGATTCACGAAAAGTTGAACGTAAGAAGTTTGGGAAAAAGAAAGCTAGGAAGAGTTTCCAATTTTCAAAAAGATAG
- a CDS encoding ABC transporter ATP-binding protein produces MNENYMLEIKNLTIEFQLKHTTIYPVNNINLKMKRGEIRAIVGESGSGKSVTSMAILKLLPESTTIYKTGEIIFENQDLLKLKEKELQSIRGNKIAMIFQDPMTSLNPYLKISTQIEETIMLHQKLNKKQAKQKAIEMLKTVGVINAEERIKHYPHQFSGGMRQRVMIAMALSCHPSLLIADEPTTALDVTIQEQILLLIKNLSRKFNTSTILITHDLGVVAEICDTVSVMYQGKFVEEGTVQEIFKNPKHPYTIGLLKSILTLDKNPNEKLYSIKDYPIETITNNNEGI; encoded by the coding sequence ATGAACGAAAACTATATGCTAGAAATCAAAAATTTAACAATTGAATTTCAATTAAAACACACAACAATATATCCTGTAAATAATATAAATTTAAAAATGAAAAGAGGAGAAATTAGAGCTATTGTTGGAGAATCTGGCAGTGGAAAATCTGTCACAAGCATGGCAATATTAAAACTATTACCCGAATCTACAACGATATATAAAACTGGAGAAATAATATTCGAAAATCAAGATTTACTGAAACTCAAAGAAAAAGAACTTCAAAGCATAAGAGGTAATAAAATAGCAATGATATTTCAAGATCCAATGACGTCTCTAAATCCATATCTAAAAATATCCACACAAATTGAAGAGACAATCATGTTACACCAAAAATTAAATAAAAAGCAAGCAAAACAAAAAGCAATAGAAATGTTGAAAACAGTTGGTGTTATAAACGCAGAAGAGAGAATAAAACACTATCCACATCAATTCTCAGGAGGAATGAGACAAAGAGTGATGATTGCAATGGCATTAAGTTGTCATCCATCATTATTAATTGCAGATGAACCTACAACAGCTCTTGATGTCACAATTCAAGAGCAAATACTATTACTAATTAAAAATCTCTCTAGGAAATTTAATACCTCCACCATATTAATAACACATGATTTAGGAGTAGTAGCAGAAATATGCGATACTGTCTCTGTAATGTACCAAGGAAAATTTGTAGAAGAAGGAACAGTACAAGAAATATTTAAAAATCCTAAACATCCATACACAATTGGACTTTTAAAATCAATACTAACTCTTGATAAAAATCCAAATGAAAAACTTTATTCAATTAAAGATTATCCCATTGAAACTATTACAAATAACAACGAGGGTATTTAA
- a CDS encoding 1-acyl-sn-glycerol-3-phosphate acyltransferase has product MFIRNKSFNKYFKGIENEFFSRFKDIENINCLNSSYHEADSVSRKLVDTMIERLLKSNSTIVGIQNILKLYEKSKSGKSSIILMEHYSNFDFPCFQFLLEKMNCKEISEYVVPIAGVKLFKDNLLIKSLSLGYNVIFIYPPHAFVDVDSKTMRERRVFNANSMRYVADKKNSGYIILIFPTATRYRKGKPETKKIISEISNYFKIFDYFIMVGINGNILEVSSNDDMSCDIFREDVLVYNTTEVLDIVEYKTLILEKLKKEGLEPTKEILGSKIADDLEKRFEILHKDGAKIYNDLI; this is encoded by the coding sequence ATGTTTATACGGAATAAAAGTTTTAATAAGTATTTTAAAGGTATTGAGAACGAATTCTTTAGTAGGTTTAAAGATATTGAAAATATAAATTGTTTAAATAGTTCGTATCATGAGGCTGATTCTGTTAGTAGAAAGTTGGTTGATACGATGATAGAAAGATTACTTAAGAGTAATTCTACTATTGTTGGTATTCAAAATATTTTAAAACTTTATGAAAAGTCCAAATCCGGTAAGTCTTCAATTATATTAATGGAACATTATAGTAATTTCGATTTTCCTTGTTTTCAATTTTTGCTTGAAAAAATGAATTGTAAGGAAATTTCAGAATATGTTGTTCCTATAGCTGGTGTTAAACTTTTTAAAGATAATTTATTAATTAAAAGTTTAAGTTTGGGCTATAATGTAATATTCATCTATCCTCCACATGCATTTGTTGATGTTGATAGTAAAACTATGAGGGAGAGACGAGTTTTTAATGCTAATTCTATGAGATATGTTGCAGATAAAAAGAATAGTGGTTATATAATTCTTATTTTCCCAACAGCTACAAGATATAGAAAAGGTAAACCTGAGACTAAAAAGATAATTTCAGAAATTTCAAATTATTTTAAAATTTTTGATTATTTTATAATGGTTGGTATTAATGGCAATATTCTTGAAGTTTCATCAAATGATGATATGTCGTGTGATATTTTTAGAGAAGATGTTCTTGTATATAATACAACCGAAGTGTTGGATATAGTTGAATATAAAACTTTGATTTTAGAAAAATTGAAAAAAGAAGGTTTAGAACCAACAAAAGAAATTTTAGGTTCCAAAATTGCTGATGATTTAGAAAAACGTTTTGAGATTCTTCATAAGGATGGAGCTAAAATATATAATGATTTAATTTAG
- a CDS encoding peptide ABC transporter substrate-binding protein yields MKYKVIILLSFLIIWLTSCSNNEHKEKIIFRTTAESEPDSLDPQLATSAQSYRIIVNIFSGLTTKNTQTGGYKPGLAKSWDISEDGLVYTMHLREDIFWSDGVPITAEGIRKSYLRVLNKKTGSQYVDIIKSTIKNAQDYFDDKISESELGIKTINDSTLEITLISPKPYFLDMLTHQTFIPVPIHTIEKYGQNWTNPENIVISGAYKLKERTPNEKIVLEKNNKYYNFANVEIDEVIFYQAQGNTAYNMYINDELDFLTAITPEYLDEARIRNDYYSHPANTLIYMAFNTTVKPLNNAKVREALTLAIDREALNKMSLKGQSQPTRNITPSFENYAYGKQLKLFDPERAKQLLAEAGYPNGSGFPTLKYKTSQKNIMKITAEFLQEQFKKVLNINVAIEIEEWTTFLGSRRTGNYQISHMGWTGDYVDPSTFLTLFTTANYNFGSYGYSSKQYDNLINQSNFILNPTERQEILRKAEEIIVEKDFPAAPLSIPKSYALFRHDRWIGWTPNIAEVYLYEDIKQQKENT; encoded by the coding sequence ATGAAATATAAAGTCATAATTCTTTTATCTTTCTTAATTATATGGCTAACTTCTTGTTCAAATAATGAACATAAAGAAAAGATAATATTTAGGACAACAGCTGAATCCGAACCTGATTCACTAGATCCTCAACTAGCTACTTCAGCTCAATCATATAGAATAATCGTAAATATATTTTCAGGATTAACAACAAAAAACACACAAACTGGAGGATATAAACCAGGACTAGCTAAATCTTGGGATATATCTGAAGATGGACTTGTATACACAATGCACCTAAGAGAAGATATATTTTGGAGTGATGGAGTCCCTATTACTGCTGAGGGAATTCGAAAATCTTATCTTAGAGTATTAAATAAAAAAACAGGTTCACAATATGTTGATATTATTAAATCAACAATAAAAAATGCACAAGATTATTTTGATGATAAAATATCAGAATCTGAACTTGGCATTAAAACTATAAATGATTCAACATTAGAAATAACATTAATTAGTCCAAAACCTTATTTTCTTGATATGTTAACGCATCAAACATTCATACCAGTACCAATTCACACTATTGAAAAATACGGACAAAACTGGACAAACCCTGAAAATATAGTAATAAGTGGTGCATATAAATTAAAAGAAAGAACACCAAATGAAAAAATAGTTCTTGAAAAGAATAACAAATATTATAACTTTGCAAATGTCGAAATAGACGAAGTAATATTTTATCAAGCCCAAGGAAACACTGCTTATAATATGTATATAAACGATGAACTTGATTTCTTAACAGCAATAACACCAGAATACCTAGATGAAGCTAGAATAAGAAACGATTATTACTCTCACCCTGCAAACACCTTAATCTATATGGCATTCAACACAACTGTCAAACCACTTAACAATGCAAAAGTTAGAGAAGCTTTAACCCTTGCTATTGACAGAGAAGCTCTAAACAAAATGTCTCTAAAAGGTCAATCACAACCAACTAGAAATATAACCCCATCATTTGAAAACTATGCTTATGGTAAACAATTAAAATTATTTGATCCAGAAAGAGCAAAACAATTATTAGCTGAAGCTGGCTATCCTAATGGTTCAGGTTTTCCTACTCTTAAATACAAAACTTCACAAAAAAACATAATGAAAATAACCGCAGAATTTTTACAAGAACAATTCAAAAAAGTATTAAACATCAATGTTGCGATTGAAATTGAAGAATGGACCACATTTTTAGGTAGCAGAAGAACAGGTAATTATCAAATATCACATATGGGATGGACAGGGGACTATGTAGATCCATCAACATTCCTTACTCTATTTACAACAGCAAATTACAACTTTGGCTCATACGGTTATTCAAGTAAGCAATATGATAATTTAATAAACCAATCGAATTTTATCTTAAATCCTACAGAAAGACAAGAAATTTTACGCAAAGCTGAAGAAATAATTGTAGAAAAAGATTTTCCTGCAGCTCCACTTTCAATACCAAAATCATATGCTCTCTTTAGACATGATAGATGGATTGGATGGACTCCCAATATTGCAGAAGTTTATCTTTATGAAGATATAAAACAACAAAAAGAAAACACATAA
- a CDS encoding ABC transporter permease, which produces MLRFSIQKLLETLPTLIIIIFLCFLIMRLAPGNPFDSEKPIDPQVKEKLMQKYHLDKPFYMQAYYYIKNILKGDFGPSIAKKDLSVNQYIKLGFPKSFTIGIISLIISLTLGIVLGSLAAINKNTHIDYIIRMAAIFGISVPTFVTGPILQYILSVKLKLFYTSGWISERGGLANLIMPILTMSLPWIAIFTRIIRGSMLEILNSDFVRTAKAKGLSFNVIIRKHVLIGAILPIVSYIGPAFAGIISGSMVIEQIFRIAGMGIFTIEASLNRDYPLLMGSLLVYSAILLISILASDIIYKKLDPRI; this is translated from the coding sequence ATGTTAAGGTTTAGTATACAAAAATTACTAGAAACATTACCAACTTTAATAATAATAATTTTTTTATGTTTTTTGATAATGAGACTTGCTCCCGGAAATCCATTCGATTCTGAAAAACCAATTGATCCTCAAGTAAAAGAAAAACTAATGCAAAAATATCACCTTGATAAGCCTTTTTATATGCAAGCTTATTACTATATTAAAAATATATTAAAAGGTGACTTTGGTCCATCAATAGCAAAAAAGGACTTAAGTGTAAATCAATATATAAAATTAGGGTTTCCTAAGTCATTTACAATTGGAATAATTAGTCTTATAATATCTCTTACACTTGGAATTGTACTGGGCTCACTAGCAGCAATCAACAAAAACACACACATAGATTATATAATAAGAATGGCTGCTATATTTGGAATTTCCGTGCCCACATTTGTAACCGGTCCTATTTTACAATACATTTTATCTGTCAAATTAAAATTGTTCTATACTTCTGGATGGATTTCAGAAAGAGGTGGTCTTGCAAATTTAATTATGCCAATATTAACAATGAGTTTACCATGGATAGCTATTTTTACGCGCATAATTAGAGGTTCTATGCTAGAAATTTTAAATAGTGATTTTGTACGAACAGCAAAAGCTAAAGGACTAAGCTTTAATGTAATAATTAGAAAGCATGTACTTATAGGAGCTATACTGCCAATTGTAAGCTATATAGGCCCTGCATTTGCTGGTATAATTTCTGGAAGTATGGTTATCGAACAAATATTCAGAATTGCTGGAATGGGCATATTTACAATAGAAGCATCTCTAAACAGAGATTATCCATTACTAATGGGCTCATTATTAGTATATTCAGCAATATTGCTCATCTCCATTTTGGCATCTGATATTATATACAAAAAACTTGATCCAAGAATATAG
- a CDS encoding ABC transporter permease, whose translation MSNIKQNTCVNIDTQTANKRAWLRFKENKLAYISIFVIGFYMAIAILQPILPIYKYYTQIVEHVDLPPSFRYAGELWYKKELDFIKRLAKKENREINEEEKEKLEEIKRKIETEIQIINGKETKIHKRIYLLGTDNLGRDLLSRIIQGSQISISIGFIGALISMLIGSIIGATAGFFGGIIDRIITKITEVLYSLPNLLVIITLMTIMERNIIGLFIAISIISWLTISRIVRGQVKTLSQSEFIEAARTLGATNRRMIFKHLIPNSFGMIVIITTMNVPSFIILESFLSFLGLGISAPMTSWGELIKNGIPTFIEYPWKIFIPASIMTIFLLFMNFLGDGLRDAFDPKDNL comes from the coding sequence ATGAGCAATATAAAACAAAATACATGTGTAAACATCGATACTCAAACAGCAAATAAAAGAGCATGGTTAAGATTTAAAGAAAATAAACTTGCGTATATTAGTATATTTGTCATTGGATTTTACATGGCAATTGCAATACTTCAGCCAATATTACCAATATATAAATATTATACTCAAATTGTAGAACATGTCGATTTACCTCCATCTTTTAGATATGCAGGAGAACTTTGGTACAAAAAAGAACTTGATTTTATAAAAAGATTAGCAAAAAAGGAAAATAGAGAAATCAATGAAGAAGAAAAAGAAAAACTTGAGGAGATAAAAAGAAAGATAGAAACTGAAATCCAAATTATTAATGGAAAAGAAACCAAAATACACAAAAGAATATATTTACTAGGCACAGATAATCTTGGACGAGACTTGCTTTCACGCATAATACAAGGAAGTCAAATATCGATATCTATTGGATTTATTGGAGCATTAATATCAATGCTTATAGGAAGCATAATAGGAGCAACAGCAGGTTTCTTTGGCGGCATTATAGATAGAATTATAACTAAAATAACGGAAGTTCTCTATTCTTTACCTAATCTACTTGTAATAATAACCTTAATGACGATTATGGAAAGAAACATCATCGGCTTATTTATTGCAATAAGTATAATCTCATGGTTAACAATTTCTAGAATTGTAAGGGGACAAGTAAAAACACTCTCACAATCTGAATTCATAGAAGCCGCCAGGACATTGGGTGCAACAAATAGAAGAATGATATTCAAACATTTAATACCCAATAGCTTTGGAATGATAGTGATTATTACAACAATGAATGTTCCCTCATTCATTATACTTGAATCATTTCTATCATTTCTAGGACTTGGAATATCAGCACCAATGACTAGTTGGGGAGAATTAATTAAAAATGGAATTCCTACATTTATTGAATATCCATGGAAAATTTTCATACCAGCATCAATCATGACAATTTTCCTATTATTTATGAACTTCTTAGGCGACGGATTACGAGATGCATTTGATCCAAAAGATAACCTCTAA
- a CDS encoding ABC transporter ATP-binding protein, translating to MTNEKDIILKVENLVQTFTIGENFLFWKNKRKVNAVNGISFEVERNKTLGLVGESGCGKSTTLRTIMQLYTPTSGRIYFNGKDITKLSKKELLKTKKDMQMVFQDPHTSLNPRMTIREIIAEPLVIYNENKIIPRTKQEIEQRVNELMDITGLSKSMLSRYPHEFSGGQRQRIGIARALALNPKLLLLDEAVSALDVSIRAQILNLLKDLQKELSLSYLFISHDLAVVKYMSDKIAVMYQGIILEIAPREILFSNPKHPYTKTLIASIPEIDPEKIKNKTIKLDEPSLTNIRNTYSPTENEILEEVEKDHFVSKYLFDEMNSLLNKN from the coding sequence ATGACAAATGAAAAAGATATAATTCTTAAAGTAGAAAATTTGGTACAAACATTCACAATCGGAGAAAACTTTTTATTTTGGAAAAATAAACGTAAAGTAAACGCTGTAAACGGCATTAGTTTCGAAGTTGAACGTAACAAAACACTAGGACTTGTTGGCGAATCTGGATGTGGAAAATCAACAACATTAAGAACAATAATGCAACTCTATACACCAACATCTGGTAGAATATATTTTAATGGTAAAGACATAACAAAACTGTCAAAAAAAGAACTTTTAAAGACAAAAAAAGACATGCAAATGGTATTTCAAGATCCACACACATCCCTAAATCCAAGAATGACAATAAGAGAAATAATAGCAGAACCACTTGTGATATACAATGAAAACAAAATTATTCCACGAACAAAACAAGAAATAGAACAAAGAGTAAATGAATTAATGGATATTACTGGTCTCTCAAAAAGCATGTTATCTAGATATCCACACGAATTTTCAGGAGGACAGAGACAAAGAATAGGTATAGCAAGGGCACTAGCTTTAAACCCTAAACTTTTATTATTAGATGAAGCTGTATCTGCATTAGATGTGTCAATCAGAGCACAAATTTTAAACTTACTTAAAGATTTACAAAAAGAATTAAGTCTATCTTATCTATTCATTTCACATGACTTAGCAGTAGTAAAATACATGAGCGACAAAATTGCCGTAATGTATCAGGGTATAATCTTAGAAATTGCACCTAGAGAAATTTTATTTTCAAATCCTAAACATCCATACACAAAAACATTAATAGCCTCTATTCCAGAAATTGATCCAGAAAAAATAAAAAATAAAACTATTAAGCTTGATGAACCATCTTTAACGAATATACGAAATACATATTCACCAACAGAAAATGAAATTCTTGAAGAAGTAGAGAAAGATCATTTTGTATCTAAATATCTTTTTGATGAGATGAATAGTTTACTTAATAAAAACTAA
- the eno gene encoding phosphopyruvate hydratase gives MGFHIYEIKARQIIDSRGNPTVEADVILEDGTLGRAAVPSGASTGTNEAVELRDGDKSVYMGKGVLKAVENIINIISPELEGMSALNQVEIDRKMLELDGTPNKSKLGANAILAVSMATARAAAEHLGLKVYQYLGTYKANILPTPMCNIINGGAHSDNSVDFQEFMIMPIGAKTFSDAIRMSAEVFHTLKSILSKKGYATSVGDEGGFAPNLKSNEEACEVIMEAIKSAGYTPGTDIAIALDPATSELYDPKTKKYVFKWSTKEELTSQEMVEYWAKWVEKYPIISIEDGMAEEDWDGWKKLTDKIGNKIQLVGDDLFVTNTSFLKKGIEMKVANAILIKVNQIGTLTETFEAVEMAKKAGYTAIVSHRSGETEDTTIADLVVALGTGQIKTGSLSRTDRIAKYNQLLRIEEELGSIAEYHGKDVFYSINK, from the coding sequence ATGGGCTTTCATATTTATGAAATAAAAGCTAGACAAATAATTGATTCTAGAGGCAATCCAACTGTTGAAGCAGACGTAATACTTGAAGATGGTACTCTAGGTAGAGCAGCTGTTCCATCAGGTGCATCAACAGGAACTAATGAAGCTGTTGAATTAAGAGATGGTGATAAATCCGTTTATATGGGAAAAGGAGTACTTAAAGCAGTTGAAAATATAATAAATATAATCTCTCCAGAACTTGAAGGAATGAGTGCTTTAAACCAAGTTGAAATTGATAGAAAAATGCTTGAACTTGATGGAACTCCTAACAAATCAAAACTTGGGGCTAATGCTATTCTTGCAGTTTCAATGGCTACAGCAAGAGCAGCAGCTGAACATCTTGGACTTAAAGTTTATCAATACCTTGGTACATACAAAGCCAACATTTTACCTACACCAATGTGCAATATCATAAACGGAGGTGCCCACTCTGACAATTCTGTTGATTTTCAAGAATTTATGATAATGCCAATTGGAGCAAAAACATTTAGTGATGCAATAAGAATGTCTGCTGAAGTTTTTCATACACTTAAGAGTATTTTAAGCAAAAAAGGTTATGCAACATCCGTGGGGGATGAAGGGGGATTTGCACCAAATTTAAAATCAAATGAAGAAGCTTGTGAAGTTATTATGGAAGCCATAAAAAGTGCAGGATATACACCTGGAACAGATATTGCAATTGCTCTTGATCCAGCAACATCTGAATTATATGATCCAAAAACAAAAAAATATGTATTTAAATGGTCAACAAAAGAAGAATTAACATCTCAAGAAATGGTTGAATATTGGGCAAAATGGGTAGAAAAATATCCTATTATATCAATTGAAGATGGAATGGCTGAAGAAGACTGGGATGGCTGGAAAAAACTTACAGATAAAATTGGAAATAAAATTCAACTTGTAGGAGATGATTTATTTGTAACAAATACATCATTCCTAAAAAAAGGAATTGAAATGAAAGTTGCAAATGCAATCTTAATTAAAGTAAATCAAATTGGAACATTAACCGAAACTTTTGAAGCTGTAGAAATGGCAAAAAAAGCAGGCTATACTGCAATAGTATCACATAGATCAGGAGAAACAGAAGATACAACAATTGCTGATCTTGTTGTTGCACTTGGAACAGGACAAATCAAAACAGGTTCTCTATCCAGAACAGATAGAATTGCAAAATACAATCAATTATTAAGAATAGAAGAAGAATTGGGCAGTATTGCCGAATATCATGGAAAAGACGTATTTTATTCCATTAATAAATAA
- a CDS encoding peptide ABC transporter substrate-binding protein, producing MQIKKITFIIFFLITILSCSKESNKENVSFKIAIGGEPKSIDPQLAEDKMGTTIISQMFNGIVIGDPKTGGYKPGLAESWDISQDGTVYTFNLRKNLVWSDGVPITAEGIRKSYLRILNKETASNYVALVKSTIKNGEDYFEGKISESELGIKAIDDLTLEISITAPKSYFLDMLVHQSFIPVPVHVIEKHGNKWTDPENMVVSGAYKLTERTPNEKISLTKNDYYFNAKNIEVQELIFYTINDASTAYRMYENNEIDAVFAIIPSDLIKEIELRNDYYSSPINGLYYYSFNTHIKPLDNVKIREALTLAIDRQTLTSKIIKNGAIPTRNVSPKFNNYSYKKSLELFNPQKAKQLMSEAGYPDGKGFPTLKIKYNTNENHKKIAEFIQNQWLKILKINIELTNEEWASFLDNKQKGNYEIARSGWIGDYADPSTFLTLFQKGLSNFSSYNYFNEEYENLMKQSNFEQDPIKRQDILREAESIIIEKDFPIAPIYIYAGNYLFKNDKWTGWEPNIAERFDFSQLKLIK from the coding sequence ATGCAAATAAAAAAAATAACATTCATTATATTTTTTTTAATAACTATCCTATCCTGTAGTAAGGAAAGCAACAAAGAAAATGTATCATTTAAAATCGCTATAGGGGGAGAACCTAAATCAATAGATCCTCAATTAGCTGAAGACAAAATGGGTACTACTATAATTTCACAAATGTTCAATGGCATCGTAATTGGTGACCCAAAAACTGGCGGATACAAACCAGGGCTAGCTGAATCTTGGGATATATCTCAAGATGGCACTGTATATACATTTAATTTAAGAAAAAATCTTGTTTGGAGTGATGGAGTCCCTATTACTGCTGAGGGTATTCGAAAATCTTACCTTAGAATATTAAATAAAGAAACAGCATCAAATTATGTTGCACTTGTTAAATCAACAATTAAAAATGGAGAAGATTATTTTGAAGGCAAAATATCAGAATCTGAACTTGGTATTAAAGCTATAGACGACCTAACACTAGAAATATCTATTACCGCTCCAAAATCTTATTTTCTAGATATGTTAGTACACCAATCTTTTATACCAGTACCAGTGCATGTTATCGAAAAACATGGAAATAAATGGACAGATCCTGAAAATATGGTAGTAAGTGGCGCATATAAACTAACTGAGAGAACACCAAATGAAAAAATATCACTTACCAAAAATGACTACTACTTTAATGCTAAAAATATTGAAGTACAAGAACTGATATTTTACACAATAAATGACGCATCAACTGCCTACAGAATGTATGAAAATAATGAAATCGATGCTGTCTTTGCAATAATTCCATCTGACCTAATAAAAGAAATAGAATTAAGAAATGATTATTACTCATCACCTATTAATGGTCTTTATTACTATTCATTCAACACACATATCAAACCTCTTGACAATGTAAAAATCAGAGAAGCTTTAACTCTTGCTATTGACAGACAAACATTGACATCAAAAATTATAAAAAATGGGGCTATTCCAACAAGAAATGTAAGTCCAAAATTCAACAATTATTCCTATAAAAAATCATTAGAACTATTCAACCCACAAAAAGCAAAACAATTAATGAGTGAAGCTGGTTATCCTGATGGAAAAGGTTTTCCTACATTAAAAATCAAATATAATACAAATGAAAATCACAAAAAAATTGCTGAATTCATTCAAAACCAATGGTTGAAAATTTTAAAGATCAATATTGAACTTACAAATGAAGAATGGGCATCATTTCTAGACAACAAACAAAAAGGTAATTATGAAATAGCAAGATCTGGTTGGATAGGTGATTATGCAGATCCATCAACATTTTTAACTTTATTTCAAAAGGGACTTTCAAATTTTTCATCATACAATTATTTTAATGAAGAATATGAAAATTTAATGAAACAATCTAATTTCGAACAAGATCCGATTAAAAGACAAGATATATTAAGAGAAGCCGAATCAATAATTATAGAGAAAGATTTTCCGATAGCTCCAATATACATATATGCAGGAAATTATTTATTTAAAAACGATAAATGGACTGGATGGGAACCTAACATTGCAGAAAGATTTGACTTTTCGCAACTTAAACTCATAAAATAG